A genomic segment from Sporichthya brevicatena encodes:
- a CDS encoding MarR family transcriptional regulator has protein sequence MRWPEHADQMAAVTSVMRVQQLLLGEIDRTLKPFGLTFASFEALRLLAFTREGELPMGKIGERLMVHPASVTNTVDKLERAGMVRRRSAPEDRRRVLASITPDGRDLVEKATAALNAADFALPGVDRETAVALTALLRRIRERGNDFDAAAHDPWA, from the coding sequence ATGCGCTGGCCGGAGCACGCCGACCAGATGGCGGCCGTGACCTCGGTGATGCGGGTTCAGCAGTTGTTGCTCGGGGAGATCGACCGGACGCTCAAGCCGTTCGGGCTGACCTTCGCCTCGTTCGAGGCGCTCCGCCTGCTGGCGTTCACCCGTGAGGGTGAACTGCCCATGGGGAAGATCGGTGAACGCCTCATGGTGCACCCGGCGTCGGTGACCAACACCGTCGACAAGCTCGAACGCGCCGGCATGGTGCGCCGCCGCTCGGCGCCGGAGGACCGGCGCCGTGTGCTCGCCTCCATCACACCGGACGGACGTGATCTGGTCGAGAAGGCGACCGCGGCGCTGAACGCCGCGGACTTCGCGTTGCCCGGGGTCGACCGAGAGACCGCTGTCGCGCTCACTGCGCTGCTGCGCAGGATCCGCGAGCGGGGGAACGACTTCGACGCTGCCGCGCATGACCCCTGGGCGTAG
- the icmF gene encoding fused isobutyryl-CoA mutase/GTPase IcmF, which translates to MTELHVPANPVRFVTAASLFDGHDASINIMRRILQAQGAEVIHLGHNRSVDEVVTAAIQEDVQGVAVSSYQGGHIEYFSYLKELLAERGAGHVQVFGGGGGVIVAEEIALLRERGVTIFSPEDGQKLGLAGMINTMIATCDVDLAATPPASTDALLAGETATLARTITAIEAGKLPADLASAIESAASARSVPVLGITGTGGSGKSSLTDELVHRLRLDQQDKLRIAVIAVDPTRRKGGGALLGDRIRMNGLHGYNRDGGAGQGNVYFRSLATRGGGAEVPSCLTEVIQACKAAGYDLVIVETPGIGQGDDAIVPYVDLSLYVMTPEFGAASQLEKIGMLDFADVVAINKFERRGAEDALRDVARQIARNQGLMSSDWQNMPVFGTSAARFNDDGVTALYQHLKGLLGERGLPLEPGTLPTVEVKASSHLKTIIPPNRVRYLAEIAETVRGYHEQTRKEVELARRRQQLRSTKDLVATRNGDTGVLEVLLDETEAELSEDSKALLASWPATVEAYSGEEHVVKIRDKEIKNRLFRESLSGTRIPRVALPRYGDEGELLRFLRSENLPGEFPYTAGVFPFKREGEDPARMFAGEGDPFRTNRRFHLLSKGQPATRLSTAFDSVTLYGRDPDLRPDIYGKVGTSGVSIATLDDMKALYDGFDLTAPNTSVSMTINGPAPTILAFFLNTAIDRELEKKAAELGRELTEDEAAEVRAWTLSTVRGTVQADILKEDQGQNTCLFSTEFSLKMMGDIQEYFIQNKVRNFYSVSISGYHIAEAGANPISQLAFTLSNGFTYVESYLARGMDVDDFAPNLSFFFSNGMDPEYSVIGRVARRIWAVAMKEKYGANERSQKLKYHVQTSGRSLHAQEMDFNDIRTTLQALIALYDNCNSLHTNAYDEAVTTPSPESVRRALAIQLIINQEWGLAKNENPLQGSFIIDELTDLVEEAVLREFERISERGGVLGAMETGYQRGRIQDESMLYEQRKHDGSLPIVGVNTFLPPDGERAPVKLELARGTEEEKQSQLHRVRDFQARNAEAAQVAIRRLQEAAIAGENVFAVLMDAARVCSLGQITEAFFEVGGQYRRNV; encoded by the coding sequence ATGACGGAACTTCACGTCCCGGCCAACCCGGTCCGGTTCGTCACTGCGGCCAGCCTGTTCGACGGACACGACGCGTCGATCAACATCATGCGGCGGATCCTCCAGGCCCAGGGCGCCGAGGTGATCCACCTCGGGCACAACCGCTCCGTCGACGAGGTCGTGACCGCCGCGATCCAGGAGGACGTCCAGGGCGTCGCGGTCAGCTCGTACCAGGGCGGCCACATCGAGTACTTCAGCTACCTGAAGGAACTCCTCGCCGAGCGCGGTGCCGGCCACGTGCAGGTCTTCGGCGGCGGCGGAGGCGTCATCGTCGCCGAGGAGATCGCGTTGCTGCGCGAGCGAGGCGTCACGATCTTCTCCCCGGAGGACGGCCAGAAGCTCGGCCTCGCCGGGATGATCAACACGATGATCGCGACCTGCGACGTCGACCTGGCCGCCACTCCCCCGGCCAGCACGGACGCGCTGCTCGCGGGTGAGACCGCGACGCTGGCCCGGACGATCACCGCGATCGAGGCCGGCAAGCTGCCGGCGGACCTCGCCTCGGCGATCGAGTCCGCGGCGTCGGCCCGCAGCGTCCCGGTCCTCGGCATCACCGGCACCGGCGGCTCCGGCAAGTCCTCCCTCACCGACGAGCTCGTCCACCGACTGCGGCTCGACCAGCAGGACAAGCTGCGGATCGCCGTCATCGCCGTCGACCCGACGCGGCGCAAGGGCGGCGGTGCGCTGCTCGGTGACCGCATCCGCATGAACGGCCTGCACGGTTACAACCGGGACGGAGGCGCCGGCCAGGGCAACGTCTACTTCCGCTCCCTCGCCACCCGCGGCGGCGGTGCCGAGGTGCCGAGCTGCCTCACCGAGGTGATTCAGGCGTGCAAGGCCGCAGGCTACGACCTGGTCATCGTCGAGACCCCTGGCATCGGCCAGGGCGACGACGCGATCGTCCCCTACGTCGACCTCTCGCTGTACGTGATGACGCCGGAGTTCGGCGCCGCGTCACAGTTGGAGAAGATCGGCATGCTCGACTTCGCCGACGTCGTCGCGATCAACAAGTTCGAGCGCCGCGGCGCCGAGGACGCGCTGCGCGACGTCGCCCGGCAGATCGCGCGCAATCAGGGCCTCATGTCCTCGGACTGGCAGAACATGCCGGTGTTCGGCACGAGCGCCGCGCGCTTCAACGACGACGGCGTCACCGCGCTCTACCAGCACCTCAAGGGCCTGCTCGGTGAGCGCGGTCTGCCGCTGGAGCCGGGCACGCTGCCCACGGTCGAGGTCAAGGCGTCGAGCCACCTCAAGACGATCATCCCGCCGAACCGGGTGCGGTACCTGGCCGAGATCGCCGAGACCGTGCGCGGCTACCACGAGCAGACCCGCAAGGAGGTCGAGCTCGCGCGGCGGCGTCAGCAGCTGCGGTCGACCAAGGACCTGGTCGCGACGCGCAACGGTGACACCGGCGTGCTCGAGGTGCTCCTCGACGAGACCGAGGCGGAGCTCAGCGAGGACAGCAAGGCGCTGCTCGCGTCCTGGCCGGCGACGGTCGAGGCGTACAGCGGCGAGGAGCACGTCGTGAAGATCCGCGACAAGGAGATCAAGAACCGCCTGTTCCGCGAGTCCCTGTCGGGGACGAGAATCCCGCGTGTCGCGCTCCCCCGCTACGGCGACGAGGGCGAGCTGCTCCGCTTCCTGCGCAGCGAGAACCTGCCCGGCGAGTTCCCGTACACGGCCGGCGTCTTCCCCTTCAAGCGCGAGGGCGAGGACCCCGCGCGCATGTTCGCCGGTGAGGGCGACCCGTTCCGCACGAACCGCCGCTTCCACCTGCTGAGCAAGGGTCAGCCGGCCACCCGCCTGTCGACGGCGTTCGACTCGGTCACGCTCTACGGCCGCGACCCCGACCTCCGCCCCGACATCTACGGCAAGGTCGGCACGTCCGGCGTCTCGATCGCGACGCTCGACGACATGAAGGCGCTCTACGACGGCTTCGACCTGACCGCGCCGAACACGTCGGTGTCGATGACGATCAACGGCCCGGCGCCGACGATCCTCGCGTTCTTCCTCAACACCGCGATCGACCGTGAGCTGGAGAAGAAGGCCGCCGAGCTCGGTCGCGAGCTGACCGAGGACGAGGCCGCCGAGGTCCGCGCGTGGACGCTGTCGACCGTCCGCGGCACGGTGCAAGCCGACATCCTCAAGGAGGACCAGGGCCAGAACACCTGCCTGTTCTCCACGGAGTTCTCGCTCAAGATGATGGGCGACATCCAGGAGTACTTCATCCAGAACAAGGTCCGGAACTTCTACTCGGTCTCGATCTCCGGGTACCACATCGCCGAGGCCGGGGCGAACCCGATCAGCCAGCTCGCGTTCACGCTCTCCAACGGCTTCACCTACGTCGAAAGCTACCTCGCGCGCGGCATGGACGTCGACGACTTCGCGCCGAACCTGTCGTTCTTCTTCTCCAACGGCATGGACCCCGAGTACTCGGTGATCGGCCGGGTCGCCCGCCGCATCTGGGCGGTCGCGATGAAGGAGAAGTACGGCGCGAACGAGCGCTCGCAGAAGCTGAAGTACCACGTGCAGACCTCGGGCCGTTCCCTGCACGCGCAGGAGATGGACTTCAACGACATCCGCACGACGCTGCAGGCACTCATCGCCCTCTACGACAACTGCAACAGCCTGCACACCAACGCCTACGACGAGGCCGTCACGACCCCGTCGCCGGAGTCGGTGCGCCGGGCGCTGGCGATCCAGTTGATCATCAACCAGGAGTGGGGTCTGGCGAAGAACGAGAACCCGCTGCAGGGGTCGTTCATCATCGACGAGCTCACCGACCTGGTCGAGGAGGCCGTGCTCCGCGAGTTCGAGCGCATCTCCGAGCGGGGCGGCGTGCTGGGCGCGATGGAGACCGGCTACCAGCGTGGGCGGATCCAGGACGAGTCGATGCTCTACGAGCAGCGCAAGCACGACGGCTCGCTGCCGATCGTCGGCGTCAACACGTTCCTCCCGCCGGACGGGGAGCGGGCGCCGGTCAAGCTGGAGCTCGCCCGCGGGACCGAGGAGGAGAAGCAGTCCCAGCTTCACCGGGTCCGCGACTTCCAGGCCCGCAACGCCGAGGCGGCTCAGGTCGCCATTCGGCGACTGCAGGAAGCGGCGATCGCGGGGGAGAATGTCTTCGCCGTGCTCATGGATGCCGCTCGTGTTTGTTCTCTGGGCCAGATCACGGAAGCATTCTTCGAGGTCGGCGGCCAGTACCGGCGCAACGTCTGA
- a CDS encoding 3-hydroxybutyryl-CoA dehydrogenase, which yields MAEIQRVGVVGCGLMGSGIAEVCARAGLNVTVTEVSAEALAAGRKRVESSLSRALQRGKLDEATHAATLEKLSFTTDIGEFADVDLSIEAVAENEQIKLDIFKTLDKVITSPDAILASNTSSIPIMKLGMATSRPDKVVGIHFFNPVPVLKLVELVTSLLTSPETAERSSAFASGVLGKHVIRSQDRAGFIVNALLVPYILSAIRMMDSGFASADDIDNGMVLGCAHPMGPLALADLIGLDTIKAIADSMYEEFKEPLYFAPPLLLRMVDAGLLGKKSGRGFHDYH from the coding sequence ATGGCGGAGATCCAGCGGGTCGGCGTCGTGGGTTGCGGGCTGATGGGCTCCGGCATCGCGGAGGTCTGCGCTCGCGCGGGCCTGAACGTCACGGTCACCGAGGTCAGCGCCGAGGCGCTGGCGGCCGGGCGCAAGCGCGTCGAGTCGTCGCTGAGCCGCGCGCTGCAGCGCGGGAAGCTCGACGAGGCCACCCACGCGGCGACGCTGGAGAAGCTCTCGTTCACCACCGACATCGGTGAGTTCGCGGACGTGGACCTCTCCATCGAGGCCGTCGCGGAGAACGAGCAGATCAAGCTCGACATCTTCAAGACGCTCGACAAGGTGATCACCTCGCCGGACGCGATCCTCGCGTCGAACACGTCGTCGATCCCGATCATGAAGCTCGGGATGGCGACCTCGCGGCCCGACAAGGTCGTCGGCATCCACTTCTTCAACCCGGTGCCCGTGCTCAAGCTGGTCGAGCTGGTCACCTCGCTGCTCACCTCGCCGGAGACCGCGGAGCGCTCGTCCGCGTTCGCCTCCGGGGTGCTCGGCAAGCACGTCATCCGCTCACAGGACCGCGCCGGCTTCATCGTCAACGCCCTGCTGGTCCCGTACATCCTCTCGGCGATCCGGATGATGGACTCCGGTTTCGCCTCGGCCGACGACATCGACAACGGGATGGTGCTCGGCTGCGCCCACCCGATGGGCCCGCTCGCCTTGGCGGACCTGATCGGTCTCGACACGATCAAGGCGATCGCCGACTCCATGTACGAGGAGTTCAAGGAGCCGCTGTACTTCGCCCCGCCGCTGCTCCTGCGCATGGTGGACGCGGGCCTGCTCGGCAAGAAGAGCGGGCGCGGGTTCCACGACTACCACTGA
- a CDS encoding ABC transporter substrate-binding protein, with product MRRMMRSRRFAGLAAGMSAVLALSACSDGGGSGAEGDDDTITVRGCNPSFPLTPAATSSNCGLNILNNVTARLVHYSSNGEARTDLAESISTDDAKTWTVRIRENAEFSDGTPVTAASFVDAWNYAAYGPNNSPNANLFSPIVGYESVHPLDPDGEEGLGQAPPPSSTQLSGLTIADDRTFTITLRDADATFPQRLGLVAFAPLPASFFEDNGQEFSEEPIGAGPYVIKEWEPGERIKLQAWDDYSGPSRAKVKNVIFKMYDNDEAAYNDVVANNLDVTDVIPAGAREDERYQDDLDDRWVASPYGQIQVLRFPDEDEDRTYRSERLKRAISMAIDRTELVKLAPGRALVPATGWTPPGVAGYEENRCGRTCLYDRDDARDERNRAGGYNGTIKITYDAETPTVSNPSMWTEVCRQITRALNEPCEVVPASAKRFQDLMTDEETEDLLVIDKTMAYPSIDDFLVPMYSRNGVSNWSDFRYTRFNDELSRAASRPNLDEAFDTYARAEALLVNDMPSVPLWYTNSLAGFSDRVTGVKLDIFGLYDLTSIGVTR from the coding sequence ATGCGACGAATGATGCGGAGCCGGAGGTTCGCGGGCCTCGCGGCAGGCATGTCGGCCGTGCTCGCCCTGAGTGCGTGCAGCGACGGCGGCGGTAGCGGCGCCGAGGGCGACGACGACACCATCACCGTCCGCGGGTGCAACCCGTCGTTCCCGCTGACGCCGGCGGCGACCAGCTCGAACTGCGGGCTGAACATCCTCAACAACGTGACGGCCCGGCTGGTGCACTACTCCAGCAACGGCGAGGCGCGCACGGACCTCGCGGAGTCGATCAGCACCGACGACGCCAAGACCTGGACGGTGCGCATCCGCGAGAACGCCGAGTTCTCCGACGGCACCCCGGTGACCGCCGCGAGCTTCGTCGACGCGTGGAACTACGCCGCGTACGGGCCGAACAACTCCCCCAACGCGAACCTGTTCTCGCCGATCGTCGGCTACGAGTCGGTCCACCCGCTCGACCCGGACGGCGAGGAGGGCCTCGGCCAGGCGCCGCCGCCCAGCTCGACGCAGCTGTCCGGCCTGACGATCGCCGACGACCGCACGTTCACGATCACGCTGCGCGATGCGGACGCCACGTTCCCGCAGCGTCTCGGCCTGGTCGCCTTCGCGCCGCTGCCCGCGTCGTTCTTCGAGGACAACGGCCAGGAGTTCTCCGAGGAGCCGATCGGCGCCGGCCCCTACGTGATCAAGGAGTGGGAGCCGGGCGAGCGGATCAAGCTCCAGGCCTGGGACGACTACAGCGGTCCGTCCCGCGCGAAGGTCAAGAACGTGATCTTCAAGATGTACGACAACGACGAGGCCGCCTACAACGACGTCGTCGCGAACAACCTCGACGTCACCGACGTCATCCCGGCCGGCGCCCGTGAGGACGAGCGCTACCAGGACGACCTCGACGACCGTTGGGTCGCGAGCCCGTACGGCCAGATCCAGGTGCTCCGCTTCCCGGACGAGGACGAGGACCGCACGTACCGCTCCGAGCGGCTCAAGCGCGCGATCTCGATGGCGATCGACCGCACCGAGCTCGTGAAGCTGGCTCCGGGTCGCGCGCTCGTCCCGGCCACCGGCTGGACCCCGCCCGGCGTCGCCGGCTACGAGGAGAACCGCTGCGGCCGGACGTGCCTCTACGACCGGGACGACGCCCGCGACGAGCGCAACCGTGCGGGTGGCTACAACGGCACGATCAAGATCACCTACGACGCCGAGACCCCGACCGTCTCGAACCCGTCGATGTGGACCGAGGTCTGCCGCCAGATCACCCGGGCGCTCAACGAGCCGTGCGAGGTCGTCCCGGCGTCGGCGAAGCGGTTCCAGGACCTCATGACCGACGAGGAGACCGAGGACCTGCTGGTCATCGACAAGACGATGGCCTACCCGTCGATCGACGACTTCCTGGTCCCGATGTACTCCCGCAACGGCGTGTCGAACTGGTCCGACTTCCGCTACACCCGGTTCAACGACGAGCTCAGCCGGGCGGCGTCGCGACCGAACCTGGACGAGGCCTTCGACACCTACGCGCGGGCCGAGGCCCTGCTGGTGAACGACATGCCGTCGGTCCCGCTCTGGTACACGAACTCGCTCGCCGGGTTCTCGGACCGGGTCACCGGGGTCAAGCTCGACATCTTCGGTCTCTACGACCTGACGTCGATCGGCGTGACGCGCTGA
- a CDS encoding acyl-CoA dehydrogenase family protein, translating into MAGYQGNSDFDACTLPKDYEDLRQSVRSLAEEQIAPHAHDVDEQGRFPKEALDALRQAGFDAPHVPEEYGGQGADALATVIIVEEVARVCMSSSLIPGVNKLGSLPLILSGSEELKSKYLTKLANGEGMFSYCLSEPEAGSDAGGMKTRAVADGDHWVLNGTKCWITNAGESEFYTVFAVTDPEKRTRGGISAFVVEKNDSGVSFGAPERKLGIKGSPTRTVNFDNVRIPADRMIGEVGTGFTTAMRTLDHTRITIGAQALGVAQGALDFAVEYMKERKQFGKAIAEFQGLQFMVADMAMQIEAARQLVYAAAAKSEREDKDLTYFGAAAKAYASDVAMKVTTDAVQLLGGYGYVKDYPVERMMRDAKITQIYEGTNQVQRIVIARSLLK; encoded by the coding sequence ATGGCCGGTTATCAAGGCAACTCCGACTTCGACGCCTGCACGCTGCCGAAGGACTACGAGGACCTGCGCCAGTCGGTGCGGTCGCTCGCCGAGGAGCAGATCGCTCCGCACGCGCACGACGTCGACGAGCAGGGTCGCTTCCCGAAGGAGGCCCTGGACGCCCTGCGCCAGGCCGGCTTCGACGCGCCGCACGTCCCCGAGGAGTACGGCGGCCAGGGCGCCGACGCGCTGGCGACGGTGATCATCGTCGAGGAGGTCGCGCGGGTCTGCATGTCCTCGTCGCTGATCCCCGGCGTGAACAAGCTCGGCTCGCTGCCGCTGATCCTCTCCGGCTCCGAGGAGCTGAAGAGCAAGTACCTGACGAAGCTCGCGAACGGCGAGGGGATGTTCTCCTACTGCCTGTCCGAGCCGGAGGCGGGCTCCGACGCCGGCGGCATGAAGACCCGCGCGGTCGCCGACGGCGACCACTGGGTCCTCAACGGCACCAAGTGCTGGATCACCAACGCCGGCGAGTCCGAGTTCTACACGGTCTTCGCGGTCACCGACCCGGAGAAGCGCACGCGCGGCGGCATCAGCGCCTTCGTCGTCGAGAAGAACGACTCCGGGGTCTCCTTCGGCGCCCCCGAGCGCAAGCTCGGCATCAAGGGCTCCCCGACCCGCACCGTCAACTTCGACAACGTGCGCATCCCCGCCGACCGGATGATCGGCGAGGTCGGCACCGGCTTCACCACCGCGATGCGGACGCTGGACCACACCCGCATCACGATCGGCGCCCAGGCCCTCGGTGTCGCGCAGGGTGCGCTCGACTTCGCCGTCGAGTACATGAAGGAGCGCAAGCAGTTCGGCAAGGCCATCGCCGAGTTCCAGGGCCTGCAGTTCATGGTCGCGGACATGGCGATGCAGATCGAGGCCGCGCGTCAGCTGGTCTACGCCGCCGCGGCGAAGTCCGAGCGCGAGGACAAGGACCTGACGTACTTCGGCGCCGCGGCCAAGGCCTACGCCTCCGACGTCGCCATGAAGGTCACGACCGACGCCGTCCAGCTGCTCGGCGGCTACGGCTACGTGAAGGACTACCCGGTCGAGCGGATGATGCGCGACGCCAAGATCACGCAGATCTACGAGGGCACCAACCAGGTCCAGCGCATCGTCATCGCGCGGTCCCTGCTCAAGTAG